Proteins from one Camelina sativa cultivar DH55 chromosome 8, Cs, whole genome shotgun sequence genomic window:
- the LOC104708554 gene encoding temperature-sensitive sn-2 acyl-lipid omega-3 desaturase (ferredoxin), chloroplastic-like, producing MASWVLSECGIRPLPRFYPKPTNSFVSNPTPTFKSKFNPTISPLSSSLDSREGFFSKTRNWTLNVATPLTTLQSPSEEHTERFDPGAPPPFNLADIREAIPKHCWVKNPWMSMSYVVRDVAIVFGLAALASYFNNWLLWPLYWFAQGTMFWALFVLGHDCGHGSFSNDPRLNSVAGHLLHSSILVPYHGWRISHRTHHQNHGHVENDESWHPLPESMYKKLEKATQIFRFTLPFPMLAYPFYLWNRSPGKNGSHYHPDSDLFLPKEKKDVLTSTACWTAMAALLVCLNFVMGPIQMLKLYGIPYWIFVMWLDFVTYLHHHGHEDKLPWYRGKEWSYLRGGLTTLDRDYGWINNIHHDIGTHVIHHLFPQIPHYHLVEATEAAKPVLGKYYREPKNSGPLPLHLLGSLIKSMKQDHFVSDTGDVVYYEKDPKLN from the exons aTGGCGAGCTGGGTATTATCAGAATGTGGTATTAGACCTCTCCCCAGATTCTATCCTAAACCCACAAACTCTTTCGTCTCTAATCCAACACCCACATTCAAATCCAAATTCAATCCAACAATTtcacctctttcttcttctctcgattcCAGAGAAGGGTTCTTCTCTAAAACCAGGAACTGGACATTGAATGTGGCCACGCCTCTAACAACTCTTCAGTCTCCATCGGAGGAACACACGGAGAGATTCGACCCAGGTGCGCCTCCTCCGTTCAATCTGGCGGACATAAGAGAAGCCATACCAAAGCATTGTTGGGTCAAGAATCCATGGATGTCAATGAGTTATGTTGTCAGAGATGTCGCTATCGTCTTTGGATTGGCTGCTTTAGCTTCTTACTTCAACAATTGGCTTCTCTGGCCTCTCTACTGGTTTGCTCAAGGAACCATGTTCTGGGCTCTCTTTGTTCTTGGCCATGATTG CGGACACGGTAGCTTCTCCAATGATCCAAGGCTGAACAGTGTAGCAggtcatcttcttcattcttcaattcTGGTCCCTTACCATGGCTG GAGAATTAGCCACAGAACTCACCACCAAAACCATGGGCATGTTGAGAATGACGAATCTTGGCATCCT TTGCCTGAAAGCATGTACAAGAAATTGGAAAAAGCGACTCAAATTTTTAGGTTTACACTGCCGTTTCCAATGCTTGCATACCCTTTCTACTTG TGGAACAGAAGTCCAGGGAAAAATGGTTCTCATTATCATCCGGACAGTGACTTGTTTCttccaaaagagaagaaagatgttCTGACATCAACTGCCTGTTGGACTGCAATGGCTGCTTTGCTTGTTTGTCTCAACTTTGTCATGGGTCCAATCCAAATGCTCAAACTATATGGCATCCCTTATTGG ATATTTGTAATGTGGTTGGACTTCGTCACTTACTTGCACCACCATGGACATGAAGACAAGCTCCCTTGGTACCGTGGAAAG GAATGGAGTTACCTGAGAGGAGGGCTCACAACATTGGATCGTGACTACGGATGGATTAATAACATCCACCATGATATTGGAACTCATGTGATACATCATCTTTTCCCGCAGATCCCTCATTATCATCTAGTAGAAGCT ACTGAAGCAGCCAAACCAGTACTAGGAAAGTACTACAGAGAACCGAAAAACTCTGGACCGCTCCCACTTCACTTACTGGGAAGCCTCATAAAAAGTATGAAACAAGACCATTTCGTAAGCGATACAGGAGACGTCGTGTACTATGAGAAAGATCCAAAACTCAACTGA